In Mycobacterium sp. Aquia_216, a genomic segment contains:
- a CDS encoding NAD-glutamate dehydrogenase: MTIGSGPKQETTPWTAFTKMSDIPDWISKAYIESYRGPHDKEPGTIETGVLDLTIPAAIVTPSLLSAHYRLGRHRPPGENCVAVYPPDDPAGFGPALQVVTDHGGMLMDSVTVLLHRLGVSYTALMTPVFEVHRSSTGELLSIDPKAPGASQYVGEAWIHIQFVPSVDTKALAEVERVLPRVLSDVQQVAADAAGIIAALSNLAANVEANIDGRYSAPDREDVAALLRWLGDGHFLLLGYQRCRVHDGLVSGDGTSDLGVMRSRIGSRPRLTDDDKLLVLAQATVGSYLRYGAYPYAIGVREYVQGGVIEHRFVGLFTVAAMNADVLEIPSISRRVRDALAMADSDPVHPAQLILDVIQTVPRSELFTLSAERLFAMAKAVVDLGSQRRALLFVRADRLRYFVSCLVYVPRDRYTTAVRLQIEDILVREFGGTRLEFTARVSESPWALMHFMVRLPEDAGPVDVSETNRMRIQALVSEAARTWSDRLVAAAPTGAISHADAEHYSVAFSEAYKSALTPDDAIDHIAIINGLTDDSVKLVFADRGEENAQLTWFLGGRSASLSQLLPMLQSMGVVVLEERPFTVTRPDGLAVWIYQFRISPHPTIHLAQTQAERDAMAQRFADAVTAIWHGRVEVDRFNELVMRAGLTWQQVVLLRAYAKYLRQANFPYSQSYIESVLTEHPSTARSLVRLFEALFDPSNSGSATSREAQTAAAAVASDIDALVSLDTDRILRAFASLVQATLRTNYFVTGEASARARNVLAIKLDAQLVDELPMPRPKYEIFIYSPRVEGVHLRFGPVARGGLRWSDRRDDFRTEILGLVKAQAVKNAVIVPVGAKGGFVLKRPPLPTGDPAADRDATRTEGVACYQLFISGLLDVTDNVDHATGKVSPPPQVIRRDGDDAYLVVAADKGTATFSDIANDVAKSYGFWLGDAFASGGSVGYDHKAMGITAKGAWEAVKRHFREMGVDTQTEDFTVVGVGDMSGDVFGNGMLLSRHIRLIAAFDHRHIFLDPDPDAATTWPERRRMFELPRSSWEDYDKSLISEGGGVYSREQKAIPVSPQVRLALGIDDEVEEMAPPNLIKAILLAPVDLLFNGGIGTYIKAESESDADVGDRANDPVRVNGNQLRAKVIGEGGNLGVTALGRVEFDLAGGRINTDAMDNSAGVDCSDHEVNIKILIDSLVTAGKVNADERSRLLESMTDEVAQLVLTDNEDQNDLIGTSRANAASLLPVHAMQIKYLEERGVDRALEALPSEKEIARRTETGIGLTSPELCTLMAHVKLLLKAEMLTTELPEQDVFKSRLPRYFPAPLRERFTPEIRTHQLRREIVTTMLINDMVDTAGISYAYRVTQDVGVGPIDAVRTWVATDAIFGVDQIWRGIRAADIPVALSDRMTLDTRRLIDRAGRWLLNYRPQPLAVGAEINRFAAKVKALTPRMSEWLRGDDKAIVEQEAAAFAAEGAPEDLAYLVAAGLYRFSLLDIIDIADITETDTADVADTYFALMDRLGTDGLLTAISALPRYDRWHSLARLAIRDDIYASLRSLCLDVLAAGEPDESGEEKIAEWEHISASRVERARRTLTEIYESGDKDLATLSVAARQIRRMTRTSGRGTSG; this comes from the coding sequence ATGACGATCGGTTCCGGACCGAAGCAGGAAACTACGCCGTGGACCGCGTTCACCAAGATGTCGGACATTCCCGATTGGATTTCGAAGGCCTACATCGAGTCCTATCGGGGCCCCCACGACAAAGAACCCGGAACCATCGAAACCGGTGTCCTCGACCTGACCATCCCGGCCGCCATCGTCACCCCCTCGCTGCTCAGCGCGCACTACCGGCTGGGCCGGCACCGCCCGCCCGGCGAGAATTGCGTCGCCGTCTACCCGCCCGACGATCCCGCGGGTTTCGGGCCCGCGCTGCAGGTCGTCACCGACCACGGCGGCATGCTGATGGACTCCGTCACGGTGCTGCTGCACCGGCTCGGCGTCTCCTACACCGCGCTGATGACGCCGGTGTTCGAGGTGCATCGCAGCTCGACCGGAGAATTGCTCAGCATCGACCCGAAAGCGCCCGGCGCCTCGCAATACGTTGGCGAGGCCTGGATCCACATCCAGTTCGTGCCATCCGTCGATACCAAGGCACTCGCGGAGGTTGAGCGGGTACTGCCCAGGGTCCTCAGCGACGTCCAACAGGTGGCCGCCGACGCGGCCGGGATCATCGCCGCCCTGAGCAACCTGGCCGCCAATGTGGAAGCCAACATCGACGGCCGCTATTCGGCGCCCGACCGCGAGGATGTCGCGGCGTTGCTGCGCTGGCTGGGTGACGGCCATTTCCTGTTGCTGGGCTACCAGCGTTGCCGGGTGCATGACGGTCTGGTCTCCGGCGACGGGACGAGCGATCTCGGCGTGATGCGCAGCCGGATCGGGTCCCGCCCGCGGCTGACCGACGACGACAAGTTGCTGGTGCTGGCCCAGGCCACCGTCGGCAGCTATCTGCGCTACGGGGCGTATCCGTACGCCATCGGGGTGCGCGAATACGTCCAGGGCGGCGTGATCGAGCACCGCTTCGTCGGGCTGTTCACGGTCGCCGCGATGAACGCCGACGTCCTGGAGATCCCGTCGATCTCCCGCCGGGTCCGCGACGCGCTGGCGATGGCCGACAGCGACCCCGTCCATCCCGCTCAGTTGATCCTCGACGTGATCCAGACCGTCCCGCGCTCGGAGCTGTTCACCCTCAGCGCCGAACGGCTATTCGCGATGGCCAAAGCCGTGGTGGATCTGGGATCCCAACGGCGGGCGCTGTTGTTCGTGCGTGCCGACCGGCTGCGCTACTTCGTCTCCTGCCTGGTTTATGTGCCCCGCGACCGCTACACCACGGCCGTGCGGTTGCAGATCGAGGACATCCTGGTTCGCGAATTCGGCGGCACGCGATTGGAATTCACCGCGCGAGTCAGCGAATCGCCTTGGGCGCTCATGCATTTCATGGTGAGGCTGCCGGAGGATGCGGGTCCGGTCGACGTCTCCGAAACCAACCGGATGCGAATCCAGGCGCTGGTCAGCGAGGCCGCGCGCACCTGGTCGGACCGGCTCGTCGCCGCCGCACCCACCGGCGCGATCTCGCACGCCGATGCCGAGCACTATTCCGTGGCGTTCTCCGAGGCATACAAGTCGGCGTTGACTCCCGACGACGCCATCGACCACATCGCGATCATCAACGGGCTGACCGACGATTCGGTCAAGCTGGTGTTCGCGGATCGGGGCGAGGAAAACGCTCAGCTGACCTGGTTCTTGGGTGGACGCAGCGCCTCGCTGAGCCAGCTGCTGCCGATGCTGCAGAGCATGGGTGTCGTCGTGCTCGAGGAGCGCCCGTTCACGGTCACCCGGCCGGACGGTTTGGCGGTGTGGATCTATCAGTTCCGGATCTCACCGCACCCGACCATCCACCTGGCGCAGACGCAGGCCGAACGGGACGCGATGGCACAGCGTTTCGCCGACGCGGTCACCGCGATTTGGCACGGCCGGGTCGAAGTCGATCGGTTCAACGAGCTGGTAATGCGCGCCGGACTGACCTGGCAGCAGGTGGTGCTGCTGCGCGCCTACGCAAAGTACTTGCGGCAGGCCAACTTTCCCTACAGCCAGTCCTATATCGAATCGGTGCTCACCGAGCACCCCTCGACCGCGCGATCGTTGGTGCGGCTGTTTGAAGCGCTGTTCGATCCCAGCAACTCGGGATCGGCGACCAGCCGCGAAGCGCAAACGGCGGCCGCCGCGGTCGCCTCGGACATCGACGCGTTGGTCAGTCTGGACACCGACCGCATCCTGCGCGCCTTCGCGTCGCTGGTCCAGGCCACCTTGCGCACCAATTACTTCGTGACAGGCGAGGCTTCGGCCCGAGCCCGCAATGTGTTGGCGATCAAGCTGGATGCTCAGCTGGTCGACGAGCTGCCGATGCCGCGGCCCAAGTACGAGATCTTCATCTACTCACCCCGCGTCGAGGGCGTGCACCTGCGGTTCGGCCCGGTGGCCCGCGGCGGGCTGCGCTGGTCGGACCGGCGCGACGACTTCCGCACCGAGATCCTGGGCCTGGTCAAGGCGCAGGCGGTGAAGAACGCCGTCATCGTGCCGGTCGGGGCCAAGGGGGGCTTCGTCCTCAAGCGGCCGCCACTGCCCACCGGCGACCCCGCCGCCGATCGCGATGCGACCCGGACCGAAGGTGTCGCCTGCTATCAGCTCTTCATCTCCGGACTGCTCGACGTCACCGACAACGTCGACCACGCCACCGGGAAGGTCAGCCCGCCACCGCAGGTGATACGCCGCGACGGCGACGACGCCTACCTGGTGGTGGCCGCGGACAAGGGCACCGCCACCTTCTCCGACATCGCCAACGACGTCGCCAAGTCCTACGGCTTCTGGCTGGGCGATGCCTTCGCGTCCGGCGGATCGGTCGGCTACGACCACAAGGCCATGGGCATCACCGCCAAGGGCGCGTGGGAGGCCGTCAAACGACACTTCCGCGAGATGGGTGTCGACACCCAGACCGAGGACTTCACCGTGGTGGGTGTCGGCGACATGAGCGGCGACGTGTTCGGCAACGGCATGCTGCTGAGCAGGCACATCCGGTTGATCGCCGCCTTCGATCACCGGCACATCTTCCTGGATCCCGATCCCGACGCGGCGACGACGTGGCCGGAACGCCGGCGGATGTTCGAGCTCCCACGGTCCAGCTGGGAGGACTATGACAAGTCGTTGATCAGCGAGGGCGGCGGGGTGTACAGCCGCGAGCAGAAAGCCATCCCGGTCAGCCCGCAGGTGCGTCTGGCCCTCGGCATCGACGACGAGGTCGAGGAGATGGCCCCGCCGAACCTGATCAAAGCGATTCTGCTCGCGCCGGTGGACCTGCTGTTCAACGGCGGCATCGGTACCTACATCAAAGCCGAATCCGAGTCCGACGCCGACGTGGGCGACAGGGCCAACGATCCGGTGCGGGTCAACGGAAATCAGTTGCGCGCCAAAGTGATCGGCGAGGGTGGCAACCTCGGCGTGACGGCCTTGGGCCGCGTCGAGTTCGACCTGGCGGGCGGGCGGATCAACACCGACGCGATGGACAACTCGGCCGGTGTGGACTGCTCGGACCACGAGGTCAACATCAAGATCCTGATCGACTCCCTGGTCACCGCCGGCAAGGTGAACGCCGACGAGCGCAGCCGGCTGCTGGAATCGATGACCGACGAGGTCGCGCAACTCGTGCTCACCGACAACGAGGACCAGAACGACCTGATCGGCACCAGCCGCGCCAACGCCGCCAGCCTGCTCCCGGTGCATGCGATGCAGATCAAGTACCTCGAAGAACGCGGCGTCGACCGCGCACTGGAAGCGCTGCCGTCGGAGAAGGAAATCGCGCGGCGTACCGAAACCGGTATCGGGCTCACCTCTCCGGAGCTCTGCACGCTGATGGCCCACGTCAAGCTGCTGCTCAAAGCGGAAATGCTGACCACCGAACTGCCGGAGCAGGACGTCTTCAAGTCCCGGTTACCCCGTTATTTCCCGGCACCGTTGCGGGAGCGGTTCACCCCGGAGATCCGCACTCACCAGCTGCGCCGGGAAATCGTCACGACGATGTTGATCAACGACATGGTGGACACCGCCGGCATCAGCTACGCCTACCGGGTCACCCAGGACGTCGGTGTCGGGCCGATCGACGCGGTACGCACCTGGGTCGCCACCGACGCCATCTTCGGCGTCGACCAGATCTGGCGGGGCATCCGTGCGGCCGACATCCCGGTCGCGCTGTCGGACCGGATGACCCTGGATACCCGACGGCTGATCGACCGGGCCGGACGCTGGCTGCTCAACTACCGCCCGCAACCGCTGGCCGTTGGTGCCGAGATCAACCGGTTCGCCGCCAAGGTCAAAGCGCTGACGCCCCGGATGTCGGAGTGGCTGCGCGGCGACGACAAGGCCATCGTCGAACAGGAAGCCGCGGCGTTCGCCGCCGAGGGTGCCCCCGAAGATCTGGCCTACCTGGTGGCGGCCGGCCTGTACCGCTTCAGCCTGCTCGACATCATCGACATCGCCGACATCACCGAGACGGACACCGCCGACGTCGCCGACACGTATTTCGCCCTGATGGACCGGCTGGGCACCGATGGCCTGCTCACCGCGATATCCGCGCTGCCCCGGTACGACCGCTGGCATTCGTTGGCGCGCTTGGCGATTCGCGACGACATCTATGCCTCGCTGCGGTCGCTCTGCCTGGACGTGCTGGCGGCGGGGGAGCCGGACGAAAGCGGGGAGGAGAAGATCGCGGAGTGGGAGCACATCAGCGCATCCCGGGTGGAGCGGGCGCGGCGCACGCTCACCGAAATTTACGAAAGCGGCGATAAGGATCTCGCGACGCTGTCGGTGGCCGCGCGCCAGATCCGCCGCATGACCCGCACCAGCGGGCGGGGGACTTCGGGATGA
- the ettA gene encoding energy-dependent translational throttle protein EttA, with protein MAEFIYTMKKVRKAHGDKVILDDVTLSFFPGAKIGVVGPNGAGKSSVLRIMAGLDKPNNGDAFLANNATVGILQQEPPLNEEKTVRGNVEEGLGEIKVKLDRYNEVAELMATDYSDELMEEMGRLQEDLDHADAWDLDSQLEQAMDALRCPPPDEPVTNLSGGERRRVALCKLLLSKPDLLLLDEPTNHLDAESVQWLEAHLAAYAGAILAVTHDRYFLDNVAEWILELDRGRAYPYEGNYSTYLEKKAERLSVQGRKDVKLQKRLTEELAWVRSGAKARQAKSKARLQRYEEMAAEAEKTRKLDFEEIQIPVGPRLGNVVVEVEHLDKGYGGRTLIKDLSFTLPRNGIVGVIGPNGVGKTTLFKTIVGLEEPDSGTVKVGETVKLSYVDQTRAGIDPKKNVWEVVSDGLDHIQVGQTEVPSRAYVSAFGFKGPDQQKPAGVLSGGERNRLNLALTLKQGGNLILLDEPTNDLDVETLGSLENALEQFPGCAVVISHDRWFLDRTCTHILSWEGDDDNEAKWFWFEGNFGAYEENKVERLGAEAARPHRVTHRKLTRG; from the coding sequence ATGGCTGAGTTCATCTACACGATGAAAAAGGTCCGCAAGGCGCACGGCGACAAGGTGATCCTGGACGACGTCACGTTGAGTTTCTTCCCGGGCGCCAAGATCGGTGTCGTCGGACCTAACGGCGCCGGTAAGTCGAGCGTCTTGCGGATCATGGCCGGTCTGGACAAGCCGAACAACGGCGACGCGTTCCTGGCCAACAACGCCACGGTCGGCATCCTGCAACAGGAACCGCCGCTGAACGAGGAGAAAACCGTTCGCGGCAACGTGGAAGAGGGCCTGGGCGAGATCAAGGTCAAGCTCGACCGCTACAACGAGGTCGCCGAATTGATGGCCACCGATTACTCCGACGAGCTGATGGAGGAAATGGGCCGACTGCAAGAGGACCTGGACCATGCCGACGCGTGGGACCTCGACTCTCAGCTGGAGCAGGCCATGGACGCGCTGCGCTGCCCGCCGCCCGACGAGCCGGTGACCAACCTGTCCGGTGGCGAGCGCCGCCGGGTGGCGCTGTGCAAGCTGCTGCTGTCCAAGCCCGACCTGTTGCTGCTCGACGAGCCGACCAACCACCTGGACGCCGAAAGCGTGCAGTGGCTCGAAGCGCATCTCGCGGCCTATGCCGGCGCGATCCTCGCCGTTACCCACGACCGTTACTTCCTGGACAACGTCGCCGAATGGATCCTGGAACTCGACCGCGGCCGCGCGTATCCCTACGAGGGCAACTATTCGACCTACCTGGAGAAGAAGGCCGAGCGCCTCTCGGTCCAGGGCCGCAAGGACGTCAAGTTGCAGAAGCGATTGACCGAAGAGCTGGCCTGGGTCCGGTCCGGGGCCAAGGCGCGGCAAGCCAAAAGCAAGGCCCGCCTGCAGCGCTACGAGGAGATGGCCGCCGAGGCGGAGAAGACGCGCAAACTCGATTTCGAGGAGATCCAGATCCCGGTCGGGCCTCGGCTGGGCAACGTGGTCGTCGAGGTCGAACACCTGGACAAGGGCTACGGCGGACGCACCCTGATCAAGGATCTGTCGTTCACCTTGCCCCGCAACGGCATCGTCGGCGTCATCGGTCCCAACGGCGTCGGCAAGACCACTCTGTTCAAAACCATCGTGGGTCTCGAGGAGCCGGACAGCGGCACGGTCAAGGTCGGCGAGACCGTCAAGCTGAGCTACGTCGACCAGACCCGCGCGGGCATCGATCCGAAGAAAAACGTCTGGGAAGTCGTCTCGGATGGACTGGACCACATCCAGGTCGGCCAGACCGAGGTGCCATCGCGCGCCTACGTATCGGCATTCGGCTTCAAGGGTCCCGATCAGCAGAAGCCTGCCGGTGTGCTCTCCGGTGGCGAGCGCAACCGGCTCAATCTCGCGCTGACGCTCAAACAGGGCGGCAACCTGATCCTGCTCGACGAGCCGACCAACGACCTCGACGTCGAAACCCTGGGTTCGCTGGAGAATGCCCTCGAGCAATTCCCGGGCTGCGCGGTGGTGATTTCGCACGACCGCTGGTTCCTCGACCGCACCTGCACGCACATCCTGTCGTGGGAGGGTGACGACGACAACGAGGCCAAGTGGTTCTGGTTCGAAGGCAACTTCGGTGCATACGAGGAAAACAAAGTGGAACGACTTGGCGCCGAAGCCGCCAGGCCGCACCGGGTCACCCACCGCAAGCTGACGCGCGGCTAA
- a CDS encoding single-stranded DNA-binding protein, with translation MFETQLTVVGHIVNDLQRRKVGNQELIKFRVASNSRRRTGDGSWEPGNSLFITVNCWGKLITGVGAALGKGAPVIVVGHVYTSEYEDRDGNRRSSLEMRATSVGPDLSRAIVRIEKPGYTGPDTEPVADVTDTGVEPAVDDDPAESGDGAQNPSPLSLSA, from the coding sequence ATGTTCGAAACCCAGCTGACCGTCGTCGGTCACATCGTCAACGACCTGCAGCGCCGCAAGGTCGGCAATCAGGAACTCATCAAATTCCGGGTGGCCAGCAATTCCCGCCGTCGTACCGGCGACGGCAGTTGGGAGCCGGGAAATTCGCTGTTCATCACCGTCAACTGCTGGGGAAAGCTGATCACCGGGGTCGGCGCCGCCCTGGGCAAGGGCGCACCGGTGATCGTGGTGGGCCACGTGTACACCAGCGAGTACGAGGACCGGGACGGCAATCGCCGGTCGTCGTTGGAGATGCGAGCGACGTCGGTCGGCCCGGATCTGTCGCGCGCGATCGTGCGCATCGAAAAGCCCGGCTATACCGGCCCCGACACGGAACCGGTCGCCGATGTCACGGACACCGGCGTCGAGCCGGCCGTCGATGATGACCCGGCCGAATCCGGCGACGGCGCGCAGAACCCCAGTCCGCTATCTCTGTCGGCTTAG
- a CDS encoding PhzF family phenazine biosynthesis protein has protein sequence MRIFTVDTFADQLFAGNPTAVCLLDSGWPPTEWLQRLASELNLPASAFVYRTGANTALRWFSPRSELELCGSGTLAAAHILWEVGDCSETLLFTTAGGLLGAQREPGERITLDFPSDNLRPVSAPPGLAAMLGVTPLAVWRGRLDLLAELDGAQSVAVLKPDLEALAELDARGVIVTARGDADVDFVSRFFAPAAGINEDPVAASAHCSLGAFWSTILGKQTLTGSQLSARGGRVEVRLRDDRVNLTGQAVTVIRGALAIQRAT, from the coding sequence ATGCGTATCTTCACCGTGGACACGTTCGCCGACCAACTTTTTGCCGGTAATCCGACGGCGGTGTGCCTGCTGGATTCGGGTTGGCCGCCGACTGAATGGCTCCAGCGACTCGCAAGCGAATTAAACTTGCCCGCAAGTGCATTCGTGTATCGCACTGGTGCCAATACGGCATTACGTTGGTTCAGTCCGCGCAGCGAGCTTGAACTGTGCGGCAGTGGCACGCTGGCCGCAGCGCACATATTGTGGGAAGTCGGCGACTGTTCTGAGACCCTTCTATTCACAACTGCCGGCGGCCTTCTCGGCGCTCAACGAGAGCCGGGCGAACGGATCACCTTGGACTTCCCGTCCGACAACCTTCGGCCGGTGTCGGCACCGCCGGGATTGGCTGCGATGCTTGGCGTTACGCCCCTCGCGGTTTGGCGTGGACGGTTGGACCTGCTTGCCGAGTTGGACGGCGCGCAATCTGTCGCCGTCTTGAAGCCGGACTTGGAAGCTCTGGCCGAGCTCGATGCCCGCGGTGTGATTGTCACCGCCCGCGGCGACGCCGATGTCGATTTTGTCTCCCGATTTTTTGCGCCCGCCGCAGGGATAAACGAGGACCCCGTGGCGGCTTCGGCTCACTGCAGCCTGGGCGCCTTCTGGTCGACGATCCTTGGGAAGCAAACGCTTACCGGTTCTCAGTTGTCAGCGCGTGGCGGGCGAGTCGAGGTCCGCCTCCGCGATGACCGAGTGAATCTGACCGGGCAAGCGGTCACCGTGATCAGGGGTGCGCTGGCAATACAACGTGCCACCTAG
- a CDS encoding cytochrome c oxidase assembly protein: protein MTVGQSGAKTRELVWPLLTGVAVLAGCTAAGIGVLSLADALTATGLPNPGPATTLGLPFVRAAGEIAAVLAVGSFLCAAFLVPPQKSGVLDAGGYRALRLGTVASGVWAVCAAVLIPLTISDVSGHRLAENLNPVRLWSLASLVNTASAWRWTAVLAAVVTLASLAVLRWSWTPLLLAGSLITLIPLGLTGHSSAGGSHDLATNSLLIHLVAASLWAGGLLALLAHALRGGDHLALAARRFSAIALWCWVAMALSGVMNALVRVLPSDLLTTTYGRLVLAKFVALCALGVLGWRQRRTGVVALQADPGLPKARGVLIRLALVEAALFGVTFGIAVGLGRTPPPPPPIRLPSIPEAEIGYDFDGPPTVVRVLLDWRFDLVFGTAAIILAALYVAGVLRLRRRGDHWPPGRVLAWLLGCLTLLFVTSSGVGRYMPAMFSMHMAAHMGLSMLVPIFLVLGAPVSLALRALPAAGRDDPPAMREWLLAALHSRLSRILTNPIVATVLFIAGFYGLYFGSIFDDAVGSHAGHLAMNVHFLVSGYLFYWVVIGVDPTPRPIPPLAKVGVVFASLPMHAFFGVELMGTPTVLGEAYYRSLGLSWHTDLLGDQRLGGGIAWAAGEVPLVIVMLALLVQWARSDARTARRLDRAADRDDDADLTAYNAMLAEMARGTGPPGRSSRHPRA, encoded by the coding sequence ATGACGGTTGGCCAGTCCGGCGCCAAGACCCGAGAGCTGGTCTGGCCGCTGCTCACCGGCGTCGCGGTGTTGGCCGGTTGCACGGCGGCCGGCATCGGGGTGTTGTCGCTGGCCGACGCGCTGACCGCCACCGGATTACCCAATCCGGGTCCGGCGACCACGCTGGGGCTGCCGTTCGTCCGCGCGGCGGGCGAGATCGCCGCGGTGCTGGCCGTGGGCTCGTTCCTGTGCGCAGCCTTCCTGGTGCCGCCGCAAAAGTCCGGCGTGCTCGACGCCGGCGGGTATCGGGCCCTTCGGCTGGGCACCGTCGCGTCGGGTGTGTGGGCGGTGTGTGCCGCCGTGTTGATCCCGTTGACCATTTCCGATGTGTCCGGTCACCGGCTGGCCGAGAACCTCAATCCGGTGCGACTCTGGTCGTTGGCCAGCCTGGTCAACACCGCCTCCGCGTGGCGCTGGACCGCGGTCCTGGCCGCCGTCGTGACGCTGGCGAGTTTGGCGGTGCTGCGCTGGTCGTGGACGCCGTTGCTGTTGGCCGGGTCGCTGATCACCCTCATTCCGCTGGGCTTGACCGGCCACTCGTCGGCCGGCGGTTCGCACGACCTGGCCACCAACAGTCTGTTGATCCATCTCGTCGCCGCCAGCCTGTGGGCCGGGGGGCTGCTGGCCCTGCTCGCCCACGCGCTGCGCGGCGGCGACCACCTCGCGCTCGCGGCCCGGCGCTTCTCGGCGATCGCGTTGTGGTGCTGGGTGGCGATGGCGCTCAGCGGTGTGATGAACGCCCTGGTGCGGGTGTTGCCATCGGACCTGCTCACCACCACCTACGGGCGCCTGGTGCTGGCCAAGTTCGTCGCGCTGTGTGCGCTGGGCGTGTTGGGCTGGCGCCAGCGGCGCACCGGAGTCGTTGCGCTGCAAGCCGATCCGGGCCTACCCAAGGCGCGTGGTGTCCTGATCCGGCTGGCGCTCGTCGAGGCGGCCCTGTTCGGCGTGACGTTCGGTATCGCCGTCGGGCTCGGCCGCACCCCACCGCCGCCGCCGCCGATCCGCCTCCCGTCGATTCCCGAGGCCGAGATCGGCTATGACTTCGATGGCCCGCCGACGGTGGTGCGCGTCCTGCTCGATTGGCGCTTCGATCTGGTATTCGGCACGGCGGCGATCATTTTGGCCGCACTCTATGTGGCAGGGGTGCTGCGACTGCGCCGGCGCGGCGATCACTGGCCGCCCGGCCGGGTCCTGGCGTGGTTGCTGGGCTGTCTGACATTGCTGTTCGTGACGTCGTCCGGGGTCGGCCGCTACATGCCGGCGATGTTCAGCATGCACATGGCCGCGCACATGGGGCTGTCGATGCTGGTGCCGATCTTCCTGGTGTTGGGCGCACCGGTCAGCCTCGCATTACGCGCGTTGCCCGCCGCCGGCCGCGACGACCCGCCGGCCATGCGCGAATGGCTGTTGGCCGCCCTGCACAGCCGGTTGTCCCGCATCCTGACCAATCCGATCGTGGCCACGGTGCTGTTCATCGCGGGCTTCTACGGCCTGTATTTCGGGAGCATCTTCGACGACGCGGTGGGCAGTCATGCCGGGCACCTGGCGATGAATGTGCATTTCCTGGTCAGCGGCTACCTCTTCTATTGGGTGGTGATCGGTGTGGACCCCACCCCGCGACCGATCCCGCCGCTGGCCAAGGTGGGCGTGGTGTTCGCGTCCCTGCCCATGCATGCGTTTTTTGGCGTGGAGCTGATGGGCACCCCAACCGTGCTCGGGGAGGCCTACTACCGGTCACTGGGCTTGAGTTGGCATACCGATCTGCTGGGCGATCAACGGTTGGGTGGCGGAATCGCTTGGGCGGCAGGAGAAGTGCCGCTTGTGATCGTGATGCTCGCTTTGCTGGTGCAGTGGGCACGCAGTGACGCGCGGACCGCGCGGCGCCTGGACCGGGCAGCCGACCGCGACGACGACGCCGACCTGACCGCCTATAACGCGATGCTGGCCGAAATGGCCCGCGGAACAGGACCGCCGGGGCGGTCTTCGCGCCACCCGCGAGCATAA